The following proteins are co-located in the Calliphora vicina chromosome 2, idCalVici1.1, whole genome shotgun sequence genome:
- the LOC135950365 gene encoding vitelline membrane protein Vm34Ca-like, whose amino-acid sequence MKSFAIVAVLLCLAAAVVRSDDMKVGSAYGGAAPAAPAPSGGYGGGASIPAPPCPKNYLFSCQPSLQPAPCSQPAAGGYGGAGAYSENYPVYALQVPQYVNGFQTY is encoded by the coding sequence ATGAAATCTTTTGCCATTGTTGCTGTACTCCTTTGTTTGGCCGCTGCTGTCGTCCGTTCTGATGATATGAAAGTTGGATCTGCCTATGGTGGTGCAGCTCCAGCTGCTCCAGCTCCTAGTGGTGGTTATGGTGGCGGTGCTTCCATCCCAGCACCACCCTGCCCCAAGAACTATTTGTTCAGCTGTCAACCTAGTCTACAGCCAGCTCCCTGCTCTCAACCTGCTGCCGGTGGTTATGGTGGTGCTGGTGCCTATTCGGAAAATTATCCAGTCTACGCTTTGCAAGTACCTCAATACGTCAATGGTTTCCAGACATATtag